From Spirosoma aerolatum, one genomic window encodes:
- a CDS encoding DinB family protein, translating into MELIPIFLKELEQETQTTRKMLQRIPDDKYDWKPHQKSMTVRQLATHIANLPTWITMALTTDGLDFAKNPYTEDFIANTAELMAYAETCLADGKSQLVPENEAILNAPWTLRNGEQVYFVEPKHEVVRTALCQIVHHRAQLGVFLRLLDIPIPGSYGPSADEQ; encoded by the coding sequence ATGGAACTGATTCCCATTTTTTTGAAAGAACTAGAGCAGGAAACCCAAACTACCCGTAAAATGCTCCAGCGAATCCCAGACGACAAATACGATTGGAAACCTCACCAGAAGAGTATGACAGTCCGGCAATTAGCGACACACATTGCCAATTTGCCAACCTGGATAACCATGGCGTTAACAACCGATGGACTGGACTTTGCCAAAAATCCGTATACCGAAGACTTTATTGCCAATACCGCTGAGTTAATGGCCTATGCCGAAACGTGTTTAGCCGATGGGAAATCGCAGTTAGTACCGGAGAATGAAGCCATTTTGAATGCACCCTGGACGCTGCGAAATGGAGAGCAAGTCTATTTTGTAGAACCGAAGCATGAAGTGGTACGAACGGCACTCTGCCAGATTGTGCACCATAGGGCGCAGTTGGGCGTTTTCCTCCGGTTGCTCGATATTCCGATTCCGGGGAGCTACGGCCCAAGTGCCGACGAACAATAA
- a CDS encoding M1 family metallopeptidase: MKLSLFLLLLGITSIGFAQSTKPIFPKPLSPRLANYQIDVRLDPATKKLTGRETLTWRNPSADVIRELQFHLYLNAFRNEQSSFMRESGGQLRGDQMDRNAKENPYGWIDVVSMKARNPTANTTEALAYEFIQPDDLNRDDHTVIRVPLSKPVGPGETIVLDIAFQAKLPKIFARTGFSRDFFLVGQWFPKIGVYEPAGTRYAKVGQWNCHQFHAHSEFYADYSVYDVNITTPKDYWVSATGLFQSEKMHQNGTKTILYHAEDVVDFAWTASPHFKVINDAWKRPSGGEVSIELIMQPEHLHQAKRHLDAAKAALAYFDKHLGKYPFPNLTIVDPPLHASGSAGMEYPTLITAGTAWFVPDAARIPEGVTVHEFGHQYFMQLLATNEFEEAWLDEGFNQYYEGRIMDETYGPHSSQLDLFGFRTGDLEESRGNYVHQDNPALGSSFGNTWQLPPGQYGVLTYSKTATWMRTLEGLVGRSVMDEIMQTYFNRWQFKHPNGQNFIDIVNEIVPKRLGSKYGPNMNWFFNEALYGDNVVDYQLLSIKNKGNQSVITVQRNNDGKIPVDILVHFENGKELMLFWDGQARQRQFTVSEGSNVVWATVDPKQKVYMDTNLNNNSLTLSPSTAPAAKFATKFLFWLENWMQWLAWLA; the protein is encoded by the coding sequence ATGAAACTAAGTCTGTTTTTGCTGCTTTTGGGCATCACATCCATCGGTTTTGCTCAATCGACAAAGCCCATTTTCCCAAAGCCGCTAAGCCCGCGCCTGGCGAATTACCAGATCGATGTGCGTCTCGATCCAGCCACAAAGAAGCTAACTGGCCGCGAAACGCTCACCTGGCGCAATCCTTCGGCTGATGTAATTCGTGAATTGCAATTCCATTTATACCTCAATGCTTTTCGGAATGAGCAATCATCGTTTATGCGTGAATCGGGAGGCCAGTTGCGTGGAGACCAAATGGACCGGAATGCCAAAGAAAACCCGTACGGCTGGATAGATGTCGTGTCGATGAAAGCCCGGAATCCAACCGCCAATACGACCGAAGCGCTGGCCTATGAATTTATTCAGCCCGACGACCTGAACCGCGACGACCATACGGTGATTCGAGTACCACTGAGCAAACCCGTTGGGCCGGGCGAAACGATTGTTTTAGACATTGCTTTTCAGGCGAAACTACCAAAGATCTTCGCCCGTACGGGTTTTAGTCGCGACTTCTTTCTGGTAGGCCAGTGGTTTCCGAAAATTGGTGTGTACGAACCGGCTGGAACACGCTATGCAAAGGTCGGCCAGTGGAATTGTCATCAGTTTCACGCCCATTCCGAATTCTATGCAGACTATAGCGTTTACGATGTCAACATCACTACCCCCAAAGATTATTGGGTTAGCGCTACAGGCTTGTTTCAGTCGGAGAAAATGCACCAGAATGGGACCAAAACCATCCTCTATCATGCTGAAGATGTCGTAGACTTTGCCTGGACAGCTTCGCCCCACTTTAAGGTGATCAACGATGCCTGGAAGCGACCATCGGGAGGGGAGGTTAGTATTGAGTTGATTATGCAGCCCGAACACCTGCATCAGGCTAAACGCCACCTGGACGCAGCCAAAGCCGCGCTGGCCTATTTCGATAAACACCTGGGAAAATATCCGTTTCCTAACCTGACCATTGTTGATCCCCCACTCCATGCCAGTGGTTCGGCCGGAATGGAATACCCCACATTGATTACGGCCGGGACTGCCTGGTTCGTACCCGACGCTGCCCGCATTCCAGAAGGCGTAACCGTTCATGAATTTGGGCACCAGTACTTTATGCAACTTTTGGCGACTAACGAATTTGAAGAAGCCTGGCTCGACGAGGGCTTTAACCAGTACTACGAAGGACGAATTATGGACGAAACCTACGGCCCACACTCCTCGCAGTTGGATTTATTTGGTTTTCGGACCGGTGATCTGGAAGAGTCACGTGGTAATTATGTGCATCAGGACAACCCGGCGCTAGGCTCTTCGTTTGGCAATACCTGGCAACTGCCACCGGGGCAATATGGTGTACTGACCTATTCTAAAACAGCTACCTGGATGCGGACACTGGAAGGGCTGGTTGGTCGGTCGGTGATGGACGAAATCATGCAAACGTATTTCAACCGCTGGCAATTTAAACACCCCAACGGCCAGAACTTCATCGACATTGTCAACGAGATCGTACCAAAACGGCTAGGCAGTAAGTACGGCCCCAATATGAACTGGTTCTTCAATGAAGCCCTGTATGGCGATAACGTAGTCGACTATCAATTGCTTAGTATCAAAAACAAAGGCAATCAATCCGTTATAACCGTCCAGCGGAACAATGATGGAAAAATACCCGTCGATATTCTGGTACATTTTGAGAACGGGAAGGAGTTGATGCTCTTCTGGGATGGGCAGGCCCGACAACGTCAGTTTACGGTGTCGGAAGGTTCAAATGTTGTCTGGGCAACTGTCGATCCGAAGCAAAAAGTCTACATGGACACTAACCTGAACAACAACAGCTTAACCTTAAGTCCATCCACAGCACCTGCTGCTAAGTTTGCCACCAAATTTTTGTTCTGGCTCGAAAACTGGATGCAGTGGCTGGCTTGGCTGGCATAA